Proteins encoded in a region of the Paenibacillus sp. E222 genome:
- a CDS encoding M4 family metallopeptidase, with protein MKFAKVMPTILGGALLLASVSSAAAAPLSDQSIPLQAPYASEEGIQLNSGSDETIFNFLGQQEQFLNSDVKSQLKIIKRTTDTSGVRHFRLKQYIKGIPVYGAEQTIHLDKTGQVSSALGDLPPIEEQAIPNDGIAEISAEDAIKIASEEATTRVGELGEPQKTPEAELNIYHNEEDNQTYLVYITEVNVLEPAPLRTKYFVNAVDGSIVSQFDIINFATGTGTGVLGDTKTLTTTQSGSTFQLKDTTRGNGIETYTANNGSSTPGTLLTDSDNVWTDRAGVDAHAHAAATYDFYKSKFNRNGINGNGLLIKSTVHYGSNYNNAFWNGVQIVFGDGDGTTFRSLSGDLDVVGHELTHGVIEYTANLEYRNEPGALNEAFADIFGNTIQSKNWLLGDDVYTPNIAGDALRSLSNPTLYGQPDKYADRYTGTSDNGGVHTNSSIINKAYYLAAQGGTHNGVTVTGIGRDKAIQIFYSTLVNYLTPTSKFAAAKTATIQAAKDLYGATSAEVTAITKAYQAVGL; from the coding sequence ATGAAATTTGCTAAAGTTATGCCAACGATTCTTGGAGGAGCTCTTTTGCTCGCTTCCGTATCTTCTGCTGCTGCAGCTCCATTGTCTGATCAGTCCATTCCATTGCAGGCCCCTTATGCCTCCGAGGAGGGTATCCAGTTGAACAGCGGCTCTGACGAAACGATCTTCAATTTCCTTGGACAACAGGAACAATTCCTGAATTCCGACGTGAAATCCCAACTCAAAATTATTAAAAGAACTACGGACACCTCTGGTGTACGACACTTCCGCCTGAAACAGTACATTAAAGGAATTCCAGTTTACGGTGCCGAGCAAACGATCCACTTAGACAAAACAGGCCAGGTTTCATCCGCACTTGGAGATCTCCCACCGATTGAAGAACAAGCTATCCCTAATGACGGTATCGCTGAAATCAGCGCAGAAGATGCGATCAAGATTGCATCGGAAGAAGCCACTACCCGTGTTGGTGAGCTTGGCGAACCACAGAAAACCCCTGAAGCCGAGTTGAACATTTACCACAATGAAGAGGACAACCAAACCTACCTTGTTTACATTACCGAAGTCAATGTGCTTGAACCAGCTCCATTGCGCACCAAATATTTCGTGAATGCCGTTGACGGCAGCATCGTATCCCAGTTTGACATCATCAACTTCGCAACAGGAACAGGTACAGGCGTACTAGGTGATACCAAAACTCTTACAACTACCCAATCCGGCAGTACCTTCCAACTGAAAGATACCACTCGCGGCAATGGCATTGAAACTTACACTGCAAACAATGGCTCTTCCACTCCAGGTACACTCCTGACAGATTCAGATAACGTATGGACTGATCGTGCCGGCGTAGATGCTCACGCCCATGCTGCTGCCACATATGATTTCTACAAAAGCAAATTCAACCGCAACGGTATCAATGGCAACGGTTTGCTAATTAAATCCACGGTGCATTACGGCTCCAACTACAATAATGCCTTCTGGAACGGAGTACAGATTGTATTTGGTGACGGTGATGGAACGACTTTCCGCTCCCTATCTGGTGATCTGGATGTAGTTGGCCACGAATTGACTCACGGTGTCATTGAGTATACAGCCAATCTGGAGTACCGCAATGAGCCAGGTGCATTAAATGAAGCCTTCGCTGATATTTTCGGAAATACGATCCAAAGCAAAAACTGGTTGCTTGGCGACGATGTCTACACCCCTAACATTGCAGGTGATGCACTGCGCTCCCTATCCAACCCTACATTGTATGGACAACCTGACAAATACGCTGACCGTTACACTGGAACATCAGACAACGGAGGCGTTCATACCAACAGCAGTATCATCAACAAAGCGTACTATCTTGCAGCTCAAGGTGGCACGCATAACGGTGTGACTGTAACTGGAATTGGACGCGATAAAGCCATTCAAATCTTCTATAGCACACTCGTGAACTATCTGACGCCAACATCCAAATTTGCTGCTGCCAAAACAGCCACCATCCAAGCAGCCAAAGATCTGTACGGTGCAACTTCCGCTGAGGTTACTGCGATTACCAAAGCTTATCAAGCTGTAGGACTGTAA
- a CDS encoding glycosyltransferase produces the protein MLQKRGNTAFYAAKLNLAQRKAQLKKRRLKRAYKKGTKAYKYVIPPVEQTELPAFGAEHAMRDTLAQGSTDSDKPLLSVIIPAMNEERTIGAVVRQALRICRDAEVLVIVNGSTDGTAAAAKRAGAQVLRYAEALGHDGGRRMGAAAARGRVLLFTDADIPIPAEHLAPYVRAILDGTDVALNDYNGPVARIPVHPVIEAKHALNSMLARPDLQGASMTAIPHALSRKALEVIGTDTLEIPPLAHAKAVTSGLKVHAVHHVPVGKMNAVRVKKRKGPDPLSQVVWNDHLTAIRWITDTLGPRGGHSDLQRVRILTR, from the coding sequence GTGTTGCAAAAACGCGGCAATACAGCTTTTTATGCAGCCAAATTGAATCTGGCACAAAGAAAAGCGCAATTAAAGAAGCGTCGTTTGAAAAGGGCTTACAAAAAGGGTACAAAGGCCTACAAGTACGTAATTCCACCCGTGGAGCAAACGGAATTGCCAGCATTCGGAGCTGAGCATGCGATGAGAGATACACTTGCACAGGGTTCGACGGACTCAGATAAACCACTGCTTTCGGTCATTATACCTGCCATGAATGAAGAGCGAACCATCGGTGCAGTCGTCCGTCAGGCGCTGCGTATATGCCGTGATGCTGAAGTGCTTGTTATTGTGAATGGTTCAACGGATGGGACGGCAGCAGCGGCAAAAAGGGCGGGGGCACAGGTGCTTCGTTATGCCGAAGCTTTGGGACATGATGGAGGAAGAAGAATGGGTGCAGCGGCAGCTCGTGGCAGGGTGCTGTTGTTCACGGATGCAGACATTCCAATTCCGGCAGAACATCTCGCGCCTTATGTGCGAGCGATTCTGGATGGGACGGATGTGGCGCTTAATGATTATAACGGACCGGTGGCGCGTATCCCTGTTCACCCTGTCATAGAGGCCAAACATGCGCTGAACAGCATGCTCGCCCGACCTGATCTGCAAGGGGCCTCCATGACAGCCATACCGCATGCATTAAGTCGCAAAGCACTTGAAGTGATTGGTACGGACACACTGGAGATTCCACCGTTGGCACATGCAAAGGCGGTTACCAGCGGGTTAAAGGTGCATGCCGTTCATCATGTGCCTGTAGGTAAAATGAACGCAGTTCGAGTCAAGAAACGAAAAGGACCTGACCCGCTCAGTCAAGTGGTATGGAATGATCATCTGACAGCGATCAGGTGGATAACCGATACGCTTGGCCCGCGCGGAGGACACTCCGATCTGCAGCGTGTTCGTATCCTGACGAGGTGA